One window of the Streptomyces asoensis genome contains the following:
- a CDS encoding helix-turn-helix domain-containing protein produces the protein MRRSDPELYHLALTLSGRQSISHGRRDALVGVGDLLLYDTSHPCDASAFPDDGGAVEGIVVNVPRAAIPFSAAKVDRLFGLPLPGSTGMGALLSQFLTRLEPESDSCRAQDAIRLGGVTADLITAFLAHHADTEDGVPPESRQQALTAGIHSFIERNLGDPELSPAAVAACHHISVRYLHRLFQPQGVTVSAWIRQRRLERCRRDLADLRLSDKSIGFLTARWGFVHASEFTRAFRRAYGIPPSAYRQEALHGEQCTDRQQRAPSGPDDLEPR, from the coding sequence GTGCGTCGGTCCGACCCTGAGCTGTACCACCTGGCCCTGACGCTGAGCGGTCGGCAGAGCATCTCCCACGGCAGGCGTGACGCGTTGGTGGGGGTCGGAGACCTGTTGTTGTACGACACGTCGCATCCGTGTGACGCCTCGGCCTTCCCGGATGACGGCGGCGCGGTCGAGGGGATCGTCGTGAACGTGCCCCGTGCGGCGATTCCTTTCTCCGCGGCGAAGGTGGACCGCCTCTTCGGATTGCCACTGCCGGGCAGTACCGGCATGGGGGCCCTCCTGTCACAGTTCTTGACCCGACTGGAACCCGAGTCCGACTCCTGCCGGGCGCAGGACGCCATACGTCTGGGCGGCGTCACGGCGGACCTGATCACCGCGTTCCTCGCGCACCACGCGGACACCGAAGACGGCGTTCCACCCGAGAGTCGCCAGCAGGCGCTGACGGCCGGCATTCACTCCTTCATCGAACGCAACCTGGGCGACCCCGAGTTGTCGCCCGCCGCAGTCGCCGCCTGTCACCACATCTCCGTGCGGTATCTGCACCGGCTGTTCCAGCCGCAGGGTGTCACCGTAAGCGCGTGGATCCGGCAGCGGCGCCTGGAGCGCTGCCGCCGGGACCTCGCCGATCTCCGACTGTCCGACAAGTCCATCGGCTTCCTGACCGCACGCTGGGGCTTTGTCCATGCCTCCGAATTCACCCGCGCATTCCGCAGGGCATACGGAATCCCGCCGAGCGCCTACCGGCAAGAGGCGCTCCACGGCGAACAGTGCACCGACCGCCAACAACGCGCACCCAGCGGACCGGACGATCTCGAGCCCAGATAG
- a CDS encoding helix-turn-helix domain-containing protein — protein sequence MIWTAFSTEHLSGTERFDYWYSIVSQAHFRTTMASDHLDDFLASSHALHLGDIQTFAQSYPPMHARRTPAMIRQSDPEVFQLWLTVRGEAGFSQSGRHVDVGEGDLVLYDSSRPCQAWTAAHDHPEVSSLIVQIPRARLPLHSNSLDRLTLTRIQGQTGIGALFRHYLTDLMNHAPQYEECDALRLANVTLDLLSAMLAQAARTEDLLPPETQQTVLRTRVDAFIQQHLADPGLTPAAIAAAHQISVRYLHRLYQGQVTTIADGIRRSRLQRIHRDLADPRLNARSISAIAARWGLLEPTSFSRAFKTLYGITPRDHRQQSQHRGMPTVR from the coding sequence ATGATCTGGACGGCGTTTTCGACGGAGCACCTGTCGGGGACCGAGCGTTTCGACTACTGGTACTCGATCGTCTCCCAGGCCCACTTCCGCACCACGATGGCCAGCGATCACCTGGATGACTTCCTCGCCAGCTCCCATGCGCTGCACCTTGGCGACATCCAGACCTTCGCGCAAAGCTACCCGCCCATGCATGCGCGCCGGACCCCGGCGATGATCCGGCAGAGCGATCCGGAGGTGTTCCAGCTGTGGCTCACCGTCCGTGGGGAGGCCGGGTTCAGCCAATCGGGTCGGCACGTCGACGTCGGCGAGGGCGATCTGGTGCTCTACGACTCCTCTCGGCCCTGCCAGGCCTGGACCGCCGCCCATGACCACCCGGAGGTCTCCTCGCTGATCGTGCAGATACCCCGGGCCAGACTGCCCCTGCATTCCAACAGCCTCGACCGGCTCACCCTGACCCGCATTCAGGGGCAGACGGGCATCGGCGCGCTGTTCCGCCACTACCTCACCGATCTGATGAACCACGCGCCGCAGTACGAGGAGTGCGACGCGCTCCGCCTCGCCAACGTCACCCTGGACCTGCTGAGCGCCATGCTCGCCCAGGCCGCCCGGACCGAGGACCTCCTGCCGCCCGAAACGCAGCAAACCGTCCTGCGCACCCGGGTCGACGCGTTCATCCAGCAACACCTCGCGGATCCTGGCCTCACACCGGCTGCCATCGCAGCCGCCCACCAGATCTCCGTCCGCTACCTCCACCGGCTCTACCAGGGCCAGGTGACGACGATCGCCGACGGCATACGCCGCAGCAGACTGCAACGCATCCACCGCGACCTGGCGGACCCCCGCCTCAACGCCCGGTCCATCAGCGCGATCGCCGCACGCTGGGGCTTGCTGGAACCGACATCCTTCAGCCGCGCCTTCAAGACGCTGTACGGCATCACACCGCGTGACCACCGGCAGCAGAGCCAGCACCGCGGAATGCCGACAGTGCGCTGA